A region from the Brassica napus cultivar Da-Ae chromosome C8, Da-Ae, whole genome shotgun sequence genome encodes:
- the LOC125591391 gene encoding uncharacterized protein LOC125591391 yields the protein MTYSFLYINQKKSTYKRKMSKILSMAWIMMMILTLIVIEGEAKSESECNVICRPHCKAFGSAGECSDCHKKCNQSPPSLMTKILKNQHNSKQDDLIK from the coding sequence ATGACATATTCATTCCTATACATTAACCAGAAGAAAAGCACATATAAAAGAAAGATGAGTAAAATTTTGAGCATGGCatggataatgatgatgatactAACATTGATTGTTATCGAAGGTGAAGCAAAATCGGAGTCGGAATGCAATGTGATTTGCCGTCCTCATTGCAAAGCTTTTGGTTCAGCAGGAGAGTGCTCCGACTGTCATAAAAAGTGTAATCAATCTCCACCATCTCTAATGACAAAGATTCTAAAGAATCAACACAACAGCAAACAAGATGACTTAATTAAATGA
- the LOC106412796 gene encoding zinc finger MYM-type protein 1-like has translation MKGGVLRRFNPAWFDQFPNWLEYNVKKDATFCLYCYLFRDNAGKGGRNDAWTIDGFSSWNKAKNISEHVGDVNSFHNNAAMKCENVMNQGQSIKHALHKQDDIAKNEYRVRLNASIDASRFLLRQGLPFRGHEEKEETDNNGNFVELLKYTAEQNEDMSKVVLRNAPGNNQMTSPKIQKDIVHCFAEELIKSIIDEIDHDVFGLLVDESTDVSYKEKMAVVFRYVEKSGIVKERFISLTHVSDTSSSSLKSAIDSLFTKYGLCITKVRGQGYDGASNMKGEFNGLRSFSESNWRSVSE, from the coding sequence ATGAAAGGAGGCGTGCTAAGACGCTTTAATCCTGCTTGGTTTGATCAGTTTCCAAATTGGTTAGAATACAATGTGAAGAAAGATGCAACTTTTTGTCTATATTGTTACTTGTTCAGAGACAATGCTGGTAAAGGTGGAAGAAATGATGCATGGACCATTGACGGTTTTTCTAGCTGGAATAAAGCTAAAAATATATCAGAGCATGTAGGAGATGTTAACAGTTTTCACAACAATGCAGCAATGAAGTGTGAAAACGTGATGAATCAAGGCCAGTCTATCAAACATGCTTTGCATAAACAAGATGATATCGCGAAAAATGAGTATCGCGTTCGATTAAATGCTTCTATTGATGCTTCAAGATTCTTGTTGCGCCAAGGGTTACCTTTTCGTGGGcatgaagagaaagaagaaactgATAATAATGGTAACTTTGTTGAACTCTTGAAATACACTGCCGAGCAAAATGAAGATATGAGTAAGGTTGTTTTAAGAAATGCTCCTGGAAACAATCAGATGACTTCTCCAAAGATTCAGAAAGATATTGTCCATTGTTTTGCAGAAGAGCTAATCAAAAGCATTATTGATGAAATTGATCATGATGTATTTGGATTGTTGGTGGATGAGTCTACTGATGTttcttataaagaaaaaatggcAGTTGTGTTTCGGTATGTGGAAAAGAGTGGGATAGTCAAAGAGAGATTCATAAGTCTTACTCATGTAAGTGatacatcttcatcatctttgAAATCTGCAATTGATTCTTTGTTTACTAAGTATGGATTATGCATTACAAAGGTGAGAGGGCAAGGTTATGATGGTGCAAGTAACATGAAGGGTGAGTTCAATGGGCTAAGGTCATTTTCTGAATCGAATTGGAGATCAGTTTCTGAATGA
- the LOC125591873 gene encoding uncharacterized protein LOC125591873, producing MARRFSAEEKGKSIAGNPTGPPRIRIRAPDFDPSELIKENCFTLVGRPTNAREQRMSSEEEIQEVLRNRPYQFGRWMIIVQRWEPLISPSFPSHIPFWITIRGLPLHYWHEKVVRNIGLELGELETYVVTRSSARIRLIVDGLIPLPMEPTLDFDSGEERTITLEYERLGNHCSYCFRLSHLQSQCPEKPRDEAKSQDSFLFGSTKRTEAVVDSRANPRDTERISKPQERSFHQRVDRHGRPFGNRVSTAGLRPTGPKNKIAPAVHHSQQTTERGLPQRQSVQGEQTYHSPPYSRRRPNNHRENRDTNHRSPTLQWRAKSPFSNQEVIHQQRQSCSPRPSLGRNINITDFQTLIATHAEENLNNVTTRRSPRPQGRARPTIPDQEATSQQRLNHSPRAGEEANLGMDVLPQPPGLPTLESVMEELNESTLLYMNVDDPVERAARQKRVLQTEIDGTVEETSARILRNSTANVLPAADLSPPHTTDSTPQASPLDTGTAKTARRRGRPARTNISRTTIRLSPKTYSGVGSRKRKLAQVQASPGTSNQPTSRRWRNSRQVPSAAVPPITLIPPTTKQSMDFRLSKTDLP from the exons ATGGCTAGGCGTTTCTCAGCTGAAGAAAAGGGTAAATCTATTGCGGGGAACCCTACAGGCCCTCCTAGAATTAGGATCCGTGCTCCTGACTTTGACCCTTCGGAGCTCATTAAGGAAAATTGCTTCACATTGGTGGGGCGGCCTACTAATGCTAGAGAACAGAGGATGAGCTCT GAGGAAGAGATCCAGGAAGTGCTCCGCAACAGGCCTTATCAGTTTGGTCGTTGGATGATCATAGTTCAGAGATGGGAACCACTTATCTCCCCGAGCTTCCCATCACATATACCCTTCTGGATCACTATCAGGGGCTTACCACTTCACTATTGGCATGAGAAGGTGGTACGCAACATTGGGCTTGAGCTAGGTGAGCTTGAGACGTATGTGGTTACTCGTTCCTCAGCTCGCATCCGACTCATTGTGGATGGATTAATACCACTTCCTATGGAACCCACTCTGGATTTTGATTCGGGTGAAGAAAGGACGATCACTCTTGAGTACGAGAGATTGGGAAATCATTGCTCATACTGCTTCAGATTGTCACATCTACAATCCCAGTGCCCCGAAAAACCTCGTGACGAGGCAAAGTCTCAAGACAGTTTCCTGTTCGGGTCTACTAAACGAACGGAAGCGGTAGTTGACTCTCGAGCCAATCCACGGGATACTGAAAGGATCTCTAAACCTCAAGAGCGATCTTTCCACCAAAGAGTCGACCGACATGGTAGACCTTTTGGAAATAGAGTTTCTACTGCTGGCTTGCGCCCCACGGGACCAAAAAATAAGATAGCTCCTGCAGTACATCACTCCCAACAAACAACAGAGCGGGGACTACCGCAGCGACAGTCAGTCCAGGGAGAACAGACCTACCACTCGCCACCATACTCCAGACGTCGACCCAACAATCACAGAGAGAACAGAGACACAAACCATCGATCGCCGACACTACAATGGAGAGCTAAATCTCCTTTCTCAAATCAGGAAGTCATTCATCAGCAAAGACAATCGTGCTCCCCTCGACCATCTCTGGGGCGAAACATAAACATCACGGACTTCCAGACCCTTATTGCCACTCATGCTGAGGAAAATCTCAACAATGTGACGACGCGCCGATCTCCGAGACCTCAGGGTCGAGCAAGGCCTACCATCCCAGACCAGGAAGCTACATCTCAACAGCGACTGAACCATTCTCCTCGAGCGGGAGAAGAAGCCAACTTGGGAATGGATGTTCTTCCACAACCTCCTGGCCTACCAACCTTGGAATCGGTGATGGAGGAACTCAACGAATCGACCCTGCTATACATGAATGTAGACGACCCAGTGGAAAGAGCAGCACGTCAAAAACGAGTACTGCAAACTGAGATTGATGGTACAGTGGAGGAAACATCAGCAAGGATACTGAGAAACTCCACTGCTAATGTCTTACCTGCTGCTGACCTATCTCCCCCTCACACGACAGACTCAACACCCCAGGCATCACCGCTGGACACTGGAACGGCTAAAACGGCCCGTAGACGAGGCAGACCTGCGAGGACTAACATTTCACGCACTACGATCAGACTCAGTCCCAAGACTTATTCTGGAGTGGGATCCCGAAAGAGGAAATTGGCGCAGGTCCAAGCTTCCCCAGGGACCTCTAACCAGCCCACTTCAAGACGATGGAGGAACTCAAGGCAAGTCCCTTCCGCAGCAGTACCCCCGATCACACTCATCCCGCCAACCACAAAGCAGTCGATGGATTTTCGGCTGTCAAAAACCGATCTTCCTTAG